The Shewanella algae DNA segment ATAAATAAGGATTTTGAATCTATTTGGGCATGGGTTATGGAAGAAGAGAGAAGACAAATTCCTAGACTTGGTGATATTAGCGACAAAAGGTTGTCTTTACTTGATACAATTGCCGGTTTGTGCAGCAGGTTGAATGGTTTTTCAACTGAAGGACGTACAAGCATGAAATTTTTAATATTGCAGTATAAACTTTTTAAAGCTATTAATGAATATAAGCGGCATCAATTCTAAAGTAATGGGCAAGTCAGTATCTTCGCTACTGACTTGCCCATTTCCTTAAGCCGCCTCTTGCTCTCTGTCCCAAGCTTCCAGCTGCTTTCTCGAGTAAAACCTCCCGTTGTGAATAGGAGCGGGGAAACCAATTTTACGGCGCCAGTTCCACAGTGTTGTGGGGCTGGAAAGCCGGTAACGTTCCATTACCTCTTTGGTGGTTAAAAACAGTTTCTCTTCTGTGTGCTGTATTACCAGTTGGGTTGTTTGCTGTTGCTCATTACTCATGCTGCCTTCCTCCTCAATTGATCCATTTGATGCAGGAAGCGGGCATAAGGGGCCGCCTCCTTTCGTTCTGCAATATCCAAGTAACTCGGCCGTTGCTCTTGCTGCTTGTTTGCCATGGCCACCGCCTCGGTACGTGAGCGGGTGATCCCCAAGCTTTGCAGGTGGCGCTTTACTCGATGAACAGGCAACTGCAGTTCAGCGGCTACTCGTTCAAAGCTCAGGCCGCGTTTGTAGAGTTCTGCTATCTGGTCCATATAGTCTCCTTAAGCGGCTTTGTTGCCGGCAGTGAGTAATGGGATTGAGTGCTCAACTTCGTTACCCCATGCATGCCACCCTGGGTGATTTTGACGGGCGAACAACTCTACGCGCGGCAGATCACCCATCAGTTCAATAATGCGGTCTCTAGTGCAATCCGGTTTCCGTGAGTGCTCGCGTATCGGTTCGATAATGAGTTGCCGCACACCCTTGCCCTGACGCTTGGGCTTACCCCTAACAGCAATCAGGCAATCCTCAGTGTTGCCACGGGTCCAGTGCCCGAGGCCTATCTTGGTGGCGGCCATCAGCAACTGAAGCAGTTGTTCTTCCGGCATGGTTTGCAGGTCAATCTGGTTGACTCTAAATTCACGCTGCAGGTTGTTTAAAAAGCGTTTGTTCAGCTTTACCCAGGTGAATGCCTTCATGGTCTTAAGGGTGAACCCCCAAGCCTTTACCAGTTCCAGTGCTTCCAATGGCATGGCGGGAACGTGCCACATGAACAGGGTGCAATCAGCCGCCGCCATATCAGCAACCGGCATGGCCTTCATTTGCTCAAGGCTCATAACGTCATACTTACAGCTGGCGCCTCGGTTGCCGTTCTGGTTCTTGTCGTTGAACTGCCAGGCAGGGTCAGCATAGATAATTTGATAACTCATCGAGCCGCCTCCTTGTTGGTTAACCCACAACTATTCGTTGCTTTGTAGCCAAAGCGCTGCCAATCGATTTCCTTCACACGCTCGATGCGGGCGGCAACTTGTTCCATTGATTTCTGGTTAGTGCTGAGGTTGCCCGGGTCTATGCCATTAATCTTGGCGGCCACGCTGGCCGGGTGCCCCTTCACATAGTGATCCTGCAAGGCGCTGATCATTGGCTCTGATGTGATATCGGTGAAGCTGATTAGCAGCTCAAAGCGCTCTTGGCTTTCCATGCCGGGGATGAGGTGTTTCATTGCCGTTCTCCTTACGCCGCTTCAACCTGATCCGCTGCTGCCGCAGCGCGCTTTTTATCGAGGTATGCCGCCAGGTCGGTGAGGTTTACCAGCCAAGTGGCTTTCTGGCTTTCGCCCCCGCGGAACGCAGGCACCGGCAACAACCCGGCCTTGGCCTTTTTGGCTGCCGTGGTGGGGTTCATGCCAAAATACTTCTCGCAAATGGACTCCAGCGGGACAATGGCCGCGCTGTGCTCAGCCATCAGTAAAAACACAGTATTCATTGCGACTCCTTTTGTTGCTCCAGCGGCTTGAGTAGCACCCAACCCATTAAGGTTTTGAAGATGTGTTCGCCCTTCATGCCGCTGCCTCCTTGGTTAGCTCAATGCAGAGTAGGGTGGCTAACTGCTGTGGCGGTACTTGGATGGCCTCGGCCATTTCCAAAACAAAGGCCTCGCCTTGGAAGTCGCAGGTAATGCGGTTATCAAACCATTGAACCAATCCACCAAAGTAGGGATAGTCATCACATTCACTTGCTGTTAAATTCACATAACGTGATGTTTGCGCGAGTATTTCCCAACAGTTATGGCATGTTTTAAAACTGGCGGGTTCGCCGTTCCATACACCTGAGGTAAAGGCATATTGCTCGCCCTGGTTGATGGTGGTGTGGCACTCACAACATTGGTGCGGTTTACGGGCAGTGCGGGTGCGAGTTGATTGGCAGTCCATGTCGGCCTCCTACGCAATAGCGTTGCTAAACAGCGGTGTGATAGCGGCAGCATGATGATGGCTGCGCCAGATAGTGGCTTGGTAGTTTTGGCTGTGTACCCGAAGGGCAAAGCTTTCACCAAGTTCGCCAGCGCAATCGACATATACCTGGTCGAACCGTTGGCTTGGATGGTGTTGGTAGAGGTAGCGCTCCAACTCTGCCACACGTTGCTTTACCCGTGGGCAGTCCATTGGATTGCTGTGCTTGGTCATCAAGCAGGCGAAGCGCAGTGACACTAACAAGCGGTGTTCGGCGCGTTCCTTCGCGGTGCTTGGGTTGGTGGTCAGAATTGGCATGGTCCCGTCCTCTGGTTAAGTGGTACGGGTTAAATATAACCAAAGTAAACTACTTTGGTTAATTACTTTGGTCATGTTTTGTAAGATGTCTTCAATCAGTATTCTCAATTTATTTCTGTTATTGTGAGCAACTGATGAAGCTTTCTGATTATGAAACATATAAAATCGATATAATTGATACGGTTATCTATTCGACAATGGAGTTTTTACGTGGCAAGGAATATTCAATCTTTATCTGTCAATTCAATCAAACTTGATCAGGAAAACGTCAGGTTTGGCGGTGATGTTGCCCAGAATCAGCGTGAAGCCCTAGATCTCATGATGGCTGATCCAGAAGATGCCAAGAAAATAGTTAAGCTTGCTGAGCACATAGCAAAATTTGGCCTGGATCCAACTGAATTACAGTTAGTTACACCAGATCCATCTGACGAAAGTAGTTATATCGTTCTTGAGGGAAATCGTAGACTGACCGCCCTTAAACTGCTACAAAATCCAGATCTTGCGTCAGATAGTAAAATTGCCAAGTCAATTCAAGAAATTATCTCAGCCATAGAAAATCTTCAGCTCCCTTCAGAAGTAGAATGCAGTGTAGTACCAGACAGAAAAAGTGGTGATATTTGGATTGAACTCAAACACACCGGGCCAAACGGGGGCGTTGGTCGGGTAGGATGGGACAGCGACATTCGTGATGAGAGAAGAGCGCGGCTTACCGGCGTTGAGTCTATTGGTAGACAAATTAGAAACTTAGTTAAAGATAACAAACACATTTTTTCTGATGAGACTGTTAAAGGCGTTATGTATATTCCTGTTACTACACTTACGCGTTTATTCAGCTCAAAGCCTGCGCAGGAAGCCTTTATGCTTCAAGTAAAGAACCGGGTCCTTGAGCCAAATTTGGAACTACATTTTATTGCACCATCTGTTGATTTCGCAATAAACCTCTTTACTACACAAGGCTATAATGTAAATGATATACGGAATCATGATGATCGAGTGAAATTTATTGGTCATATTCCGCCTGAACTTTTACCAGTTCGACTAAAGGAAAAAGCAGCTTCAACCGAAGTTCCCAATGCTACAGATTCAGGTCAATCACCAAATTCCGGAGGTACTAATTCTACGGGAAATGGAAATACCGCAGATGATAGTAGTAATGGCAACAACGATAACAATAACTCAGGGAACAATCGCGGCGGGAGCGGCGAAGACAATTCAAACAATCCTAAAATTAAAGCTAAGCCTTCGACTTTAATGAGGAAACACCTAATCCCATGGTCCCTCAAAATAACCAACTCCAGAATTAACGAAATTTATCGTGAATTGAGACATTCTATAAATGTACATGAGTCGCCTAATGCAGCTGGAGTTATGTTTAGAGTGTTCCTTGAGCTCACATTAGATACCTTCATTTCTAATCAAAAAGCAGCAAATGATCAAGTATGTCGTGTTGATAATCACAAGCCAATTAAAGACGATGATAAGCTTTCAGTAAAATTAGTTGCTGTGGTGTCGAAGTTAGAGCAGCTTACTTTACTCGATAAGTCCCAAAGTCGAGCTATACGTAACAGAGCGACAGGCTCTAATGATAGTTCTATAGGTTCAATAGAACATCTCAACCAATTGGTACATAATCAGTTTTCGGCACCAATTCCAACGGAATTGAATAGTGTTGCTGAGACATATAAACCTCTTTTTGATACCATTTGGGGCTAGGCTTCAGTGCTGGCCATTACTTGTAGTTTATGTTTTCATATGCGGAAGGCTCAAAAAGATAGTTATTAAGATGAAGAAATTTGCAACTCCCTTGAGGTACCCTGGTGGTAAAGGAAAATTTTCTCAGTTTGTGAAGCAAGTCTTTGAAGCAAATGGGCTTTTAGATGGTCATTATTTGGAGCCATACGCTGGCGGTGCTGGAGTAGCGATTGAACTGTTGTTCAATGAGTACGCATCAAAAATTCACATTAATGACTATGACCCTGCAGTGTATGCCTTTTGGGTATCTGTTAAAGAGCACAATGATGATCTATGCAAACTGATCAGTGATACGCCAGTTACTATAGACAATTGGCATGTTCAGAAGAATGTGCTTGCGAATGTTGAGGAATACTCAACTTTAGATGTAGCGTTCGCGACATTTTTTCTTAATCGAACAAACCGTTCCGGCATCCTTAAGGCTGGTGTAATCGGCGGGAAAGAACAGTCTGGTAAATGGAAGTTGGATGTTCGCTACAACAAGAAAGATTTGATTAAGCGAATAGAGCTGATTGGTCGTTACAAAGAAAGAATATTTGTCTACAACATGGATGCTGTACAACTAGTTCGCGAGGTTGTTCCGACTTTGCCTAAAAAGACACTAATTTATCTTGATCCTCCATACTACGTTAAGGGCTCTGGGTTATACCGTAACTTCTACAATCATGATGATCATGTTGAAATAGCTGCAACAATGGCAAATGTCCGTCATCCTTGGATCGTTTCATACGATGATGTGCCTGAAATTAGAGAGATATATAAGGACTATCGTCAAGACTCATATTTTTTGAGTTATACGGCTCAGGAGAAAAGAAAGGGCTCAGAAGTGATGATATATGGCCCTGATGTCGAAATACCTTCCAAAGATTTTTTGCATAAGAATATGCCGCTAAAGCTAGCAGTCTAAATTCAAAATCTTACAGCAGCACAGAATACCAAAACACGCGACCAATAACGGTAATCACTTTTACTTGGTCGCCACTATAACTCTCATCAGGGTATTCATCTTGATTGTAGCTGCGCAGGCGTAAGCCATTACCGGGAAGGGTATAGAGCAGCTTAACCCGCAACATGCCATCGTGATTAATGGCATACATTTTCCCATCGACAATAGTTTTGTTGGCAGTATCAATACCGACAGTGCTGCCGTTTGGCAAAACCGGTTCCATACTGTTACCCGAAACCTTCACACATACAGCAGCAGCTGGCTCCACGCCTTGACTACGCATGGTTAATTTAGAGAAGCGCAGTTTAGGACCGTGGTTTTCGATATCGGCCACAATGCCGTTGCCTGCTGCCAGTTTCACTTCAGTGAAGAACGGCACTTCAAGTTCGTCTTTGCCCAGCGGTGTTTTGTCATCCCAGACAGCAAACGAACCCGAATACTCTGAAATCTCATCATCTGCCCTTTGCTCAATACCATAAAGCAATCTTTCTGGTGAGCACTTTAGGGCGCGCGCAAGCTCCACAATCTTTGCGGAGGACTTTACCTTGCCTGATACCAACTTGTGAACCATTGGTTGAGAAATGCCAGAAAGCTCAGCCAGCTCCTTTTGAGAAATGCCAAGTTCTTTCATGCGCTGCACTACGTTAGTGCTGAGAGGATTCGTATTCATATCCGAATGATATTACGCAGGTTATATTTAATCACTTTCATATGGTAATATTTTTCTTGATGTGTAATTTACTTTGGTTATATTATCAGGGCATGACCAACGGAAAGGTGTCACATCATGAAAAAATCTGACGTACTCAACTTCTTTCAAACTCAACAAAAGGTTGCTGCTTCGCTCACCGAAGCAGGATTCCCAATCAGCCAAGCGGCAGTTTCCAAATGGGGCGATAACGTCCCGCCACTTAGAGCGTATCAGCTCGAACGCATCACCAACGGCAAGCTAATGGCTGATGATTCGCAAAATGATGACGAGCAGCAAGCAGCTTGATTACACGGTAAACCTA contains these protein-coding regions:
- a CDS encoding XRE family transcriptional regulator, whose translation is MKELGISQKELAELSGISQPMVHKLVSGKVKSSAKIVELARALKCSPERLLYGIEQRADDEISEYSGSFAVWDDKTPLGKDELEVPFFTEVKLAAGNGIVADIENHGPKLRFSKLTMRSQGVEPAAAVCVKVSGNSMEPVLPNGSTVGIDTANKTIVDGKMYAINHDGMLRVKLLYTLPGNGLRLRSYNQDEYPDESYSGDQVKVITVIGRVFWYSVLL
- a CDS encoding Cro/CI family transcriptional regulator, with protein sequence MKKSDVLNFFQTQQKVAASLTEAGFPISQAAVSKWGDNVPPLRAYQLERITNGKLMADDSQNDDEQQAA
- a CDS encoding MT-A70 family methyltransferase, with the translated sequence MSYQIIYADPAWQFNDKNQNGNRGASCKYDVMSLEQMKAMPVADMAAADCTLFMWHVPAMPLEALELVKAWGFTLKTMKAFTWVKLNKRFLNNLQREFRVNQIDLQTMPEEQLLQLLMAATKIGLGHWTRGNTEDCLIAVRGKPKRQGKGVRQLIIEPIREHSRKPDCTRDRIIELMGDLPRVELFARQNHPGWHAWGNEVEHSIPLLTAGNKAA
- a CDS encoding helix-turn-helix transcriptional regulator, which gives rise to MSNEQQQTTQLVIQHTEEKLFLTTKEVMERYRLSSPTTLWNWRRKIGFPAPIHNGRFYSRKQLEAWDREQEAA
- a CDS encoding DNA adenine methylase gives rise to the protein MKKFATPLRYPGGKGKFSQFVKQVFEANGLLDGHYLEPYAGGAGVAIELLFNEYASKIHINDYDPAVYAFWVSVKEHNDDLCKLISDTPVTIDNWHVQKNVLANVEEYSTLDVAFATFFLNRTNRSGILKAGVIGGKEQSGKWKLDVRYNKKDLIKRIELIGRYKERIFVYNMDAVQLVREVVPTLPKKTLIYLDPPYYVKGSGLYRNFYNHDDHVEIAATMANVRHPWIVSYDDVPEIREIYKDYRQDSYFLSYTAQEKRKGSEVMIYGPDVEIPSKDFLHKNMPLKLAV
- a CDS encoding pyocin activator PrtN family protein, coding for MNTVFLLMAEHSAAIVPLESICEKYFGMNPTTAAKKAKAGLLPVPAFRGGESQKATWLVNLTDLAAYLDKKRAAAAADQVEAA
- a CDS encoding PapB/FocB family fimbrial expression transcriptional regulator; translated protein: MKHLIPGMESQERFELLISFTDITSEPMISALQDHYVKGHPASVAAKINGIDPGNLSTNQKSMEQVAARIERVKEIDWQRFGYKATNSCGLTNKEAAR